In a genomic window of Babylonia areolata isolate BAREFJ2019XMU chromosome 3, ASM4173473v1, whole genome shotgun sequence:
- the LOC143280215 gene encoding uncharacterized protein LOC143280215, producing GEKGDKGKKGGSPGKGRRGIKGRKGGHQKGEKGNHQIRGEGGSQGKGRRGITR from the exons ggggagaagggggataaagggaagaaaggggggtCACCAggtaaggggagaagggggataaagggaagaaaggggggtCACCAg aaaggggagaaggggaatcACCAgataaggggagaagggggatcacaaggaaaggggagaaggggaatcACCAGATAA